One Ignavibacteriales bacterium DNA segment encodes these proteins:
- a CDS encoding cation transporter — protein MIVDILKIEGMNCNHCVMAVKKELSKLNLKIIDVSIGSAQIEYDESKLPKEDISKAISEAGYRLV, from the coding sequence ATGATAGTAGATATTTTAAAAATAGAAGGTATGAACTGCAACCATTGCGTAATGGCAGTCAAAAAGGAATTATCAAAATTAAATTTAAAAATTATTGATGTATCAATAGGTTCAGCACAAATTGAGTACGATGAATCGAAATTACCAAAGGAAGATATTTCCAAAGCAATTTCTGAGGCTGGTTATAGGCTTGTTTAA
- a CDS encoding heavy metal translocating P-type ATPase, whose amino-acid sequence MGELIKYNVPVEGMTCASCVARVEKAIGKLDGVTNVNVNFATEKASFEIDPKKIDFSKIAGIVEDAGYKLSNVEKFQKEDSQNEIDFSLNNDFFHAIKKDFRFALLFTIPIFSISMLMEFNWFHQLFPVSMDYINKILLILTTPVVFVSGKRFYVAFWNNLKHFAADMNSLVAIGTGTAYGYSLLATLFPVLITSSFKLPHVYYDSTAVIITLILLGRFLENRAKQKTNSAIRELLELKPKETLVRRNGNEIKVKVDELVLKDIVIIKPGEKIPSDGKIISGSTTIDESMVTGESFPLEKGIGAKVIGGTINKNGTFDFEITALGKNSVLGQIITLVEEAQGSKAPIQKLADKVAAVFVPVVVGIAILTFISWLVFGDENSFNFALINFVAVLIIACPCALGLATPTAIIVGTGLGAKHGILIKNGESLELAHKISTIIVDKTGTLTEGKPLVTDLITNNFSEEELLCLAASVENKSEHPIGQAIVEYAQIKKIDLKNLDTFQNITGNGITALIGNTTILVGNENLLKEYSIKNEKFNKEFSDLSSEGKSTVFVAIDGEVKGIIAVEDPIKANSKEAIAELKKMNINVVMVTGDNQKTAAAIAKRVGIENFSAQVLPEDKLKIVEKFQNQNHVVAVAGDGINDSPALAKSDVGIAMGSGTDVAIESSDITLLKGDLMSIVKMIKLSRRTIRIIKQNLFWAFIFNAIGIPLAALGLLNPMFAALAMSFSSVSVVSNSLRLRKSKF is encoded by the coding sequence ATGGGTGAATTAATAAAATATAACGTTCCAGTGGAAGGAATGACTTGTGCAAGTTGTGTAGCCCGAGTTGAGAAAGCTATCGGGAAACTGGATGGGGTTACTAACGTTAATGTAAATTTTGCGACTGAAAAAGCAAGTTTTGAAATTGATCCTAAGAAAATTGATTTTAGTAAAATTGCAGGTATTGTTGAAGATGCCGGTTACAAACTATCTAATGTAGAAAAATTTCAAAAAGAAGATTCACAAAATGAAATTGATTTTAGTCTAAACAACGACTTTTTCCACGCAATAAAAAAAGATTTTCGATTCGCTTTACTTTTTACAATTCCAATCTTTTCAATTTCTATGTTAATGGAATTCAATTGGTTTCACCAATTATTCCCGGTATCGATGGATTACATCAATAAAATTTTATTAATTTTAACTACACCTGTTGTTTTTGTATCAGGAAAAAGGTTTTATGTTGCTTTCTGGAACAACCTAAAACATTTTGCGGCAGACATGAATTCCTTAGTTGCAATTGGTACCGGAACTGCATATGGATATAGTTTATTGGCAACTCTCTTCCCTGTTCTTATTACAAGTAGTTTTAAGTTACCACACGTTTATTATGATTCTACTGCTGTAATAATTACTTTAATTCTACTTGGTAGATTTCTGGAAAACCGTGCAAAACAAAAAACAAATTCCGCTATAAGAGAATTGTTGGAATTGAAACCTAAAGAAACATTGGTTAGAAGAAATGGAAATGAAATAAAAGTAAAAGTTGATGAGCTTGTTCTTAAAGATATTGTTATAATAAAACCGGGCGAAAAAATTCCTTCTGATGGAAAAATAATTTCCGGCTCCACAACCATAGATGAATCAATGGTTACAGGTGAATCCTTTCCACTTGAAAAAGGAATTGGAGCTAAAGTTATTGGTGGAACAATAAACAAGAATGGAACTTTTGATTTTGAAATTACAGCTTTAGGAAAAAATTCTGTCCTTGGGCAAATAATAACTTTGGTAGAAGAGGCTCAAGGTTCGAAAGCGCCAATACAAAAACTTGCAGATAAAGTTGCCGCTGTTTTTGTTCCCGTGGTTGTAGGAATTGCAATTCTAACATTCATAAGCTGGCTGGTATTTGGAGATGAAAATTCTTTTAACTTTGCTTTAATAAATTTTGTAGCTGTATTAATTATTGCTTGCCCATGCGCTTTGGGATTAGCAACTCCAACCGCTATTATTGTGGGAACTGGTTTAGGTGCAAAACATGGAATTCTGATTAAAAATGGTGAGAGCCTGGAGCTAGCTCATAAAATTTCTACAATTATAGTAGATAAAACTGGCACCTTAACCGAAGGTAAACCTTTGGTAACGGATTTAATTACAAACAATTTTTCTGAGGAAGAATTGTTATGCCTTGCTGCTTCTGTAGAAAACAAATCTGAACATCCTATTGGGCAGGCAATTGTAGAATATGCGCAGATAAAAAAAATCGACTTGAAAAATTTGGATACTTTCCAAAACATAACTGGTAATGGCATTACAGCACTGATTGGTAATACAACTATTCTTGTTGGCAATGAAAACCTATTGAAAGAATACTCAATAAAAAATGAAAAATTTAATAAAGAATTTTCTGATCTGTCAAGCGAAGGTAAATCCACAGTTTTTGTAGCTATTGATGGTGAAGTTAAAGGAATAATTGCCGTTGAAGATCCGATAAAAGCCAATTCCAAGGAAGCAATAGCTGAATTGAAAAAAATGAATATCAATGTTGTTATGGTTACTGGCGATAATCAAAAAACGGCGGCGGCAATTGCCAAACGTGTTGGGATTGAAAATTTTTCTGCTCAAGTACTGCCAGAAGATAAATTAAAAATTGTAGAGAAATTCCAAAATCAAAATCACGTTGTTGCAGTTGCCGGAGATGGGATAAACGATTCGCCCGCTCTTGCTAAAAGCGATGTTGGGATTGCAATGGGAAGTGGAACTGATGTAGCAATAGAATCTTCTGATATAACTTTATTAAAAGGAGATTTGATGAGCATAGTCAAAATGATAAAATTATCCCGAAGAACTATTAGAATAATAAAACAAAATCTTTTTTGGGCTTTTATTTTTAATGCAATTGGTATTCCTTTGGCAGCACTTGGTTTATTAAATCCAATGTTTGCAGCGTTAGCAATGTCTTTCAGTTCAGTTTCAGTTGTAAGCAATTCTCTTCGTTTACGCAAATCCAAATTCTGA
- a CDS encoding guanosine monophosphate reductase has translation MKIYSKADLNKYHFSLTYDDISLIPTEISRVRSRNDASTKLDFLGLELGVPVLSSPMDTVTGLTMAKELTELGCLGILNRFDSSLSDDLNNIGAVDGIKGVSIALNTEIEVVEKLASKGYVICIDTANANNKAVLSKTEEIKKRFNVKVLVGNIAHGASLKQLVDCGADAVRVGIGSGSVCTTSIQTGIGIGQVSSLLNVLFARKEQKLNIGIIADGGIKSSGDVAKAIALGADSVMLGRMLAGTKETPSEVIKYNGQLWKKYRGSASFGVKMRNEFIEGEETMVPYKGPVKNVIDSISDGLKSAMSYMNCFTLDELRKTETFAVLSNSSFLERLPKM, from the coding sequence CAAGGCGGATTTGAATAAATATCACTTTTCCTTAACCTACGACGACATAAGTCTTATACCAACTGAAATATCCAGAGTAAGAAGCAGAAATGATGCTTCAACAAAACTTGATTTTTTAGGATTGGAATTAGGTGTGCCGGTTTTATCAAGTCCGATGGATACTGTAACAGGATTAACAATGGCAAAGGAATTAACTGAGCTTGGTTGCCTTGGAATTTTAAATCGCTTTGATTCCTCATTATCCGATGATCTTAACAATATTGGAGCTGTAGATGGAATTAAGGGCGTTTCCATTGCTCTTAATACTGAAATTGAGGTTGTTGAAAAACTTGCATCGAAAGGTTATGTTATTTGCATCGATACAGCTAATGCGAACAACAAGGCAGTCTTAAGCAAAACGGAAGAAATAAAAAAACGGTTTAATGTAAAAGTGCTGGTTGGAAATATTGCTCACGGTGCAAGTTTAAAACAATTGGTGGATTGCGGTGCTGATGCAGTAAGAGTTGGCATAGGCAGCGGTAGCGTTTGCACAACTTCCATTCAAACTGGAATTGGAATTGGTCAAGTTTCATCTTTGTTAAATGTTTTATTTGCAAGGAAGGAACAAAAGTTAAACATTGGAATTATTGCAGATGGTGGTATTAAAAGTTCTGGTGATGTTGCAAAAGCAATCGCTCTTGGTGCTGATTCAGTTATGCTGGGAAGAATGCTGGCAGGTACTAAAGAAACTCCAAGTGAAGTTATAAAATACAATGGGCAGCTCTGGAAAAAATACCGTGGTTCAGCATCTTTTGGCGTTAAAATGAGAAATGAATTTATTGAAGGTGAAGAAACTATGGTTCCTTACAAAGGACCAGTGAAGAATGTAATTGATAGTATTTCTGATGGTTTGAAAAGTGCAATGAGTTATATGAATTGCTTTACTCTTGATGAACTTAGAAAGACGGAAACTTTTGCCGTTCTTAGCAATAGTTCATTCCTGGAAAGATTACCGAAGATGTAA